The Hymenobacter oligotrophus genome has a window encoding:
- a CDS encoding CDP-alcohol phosphatidyltransferase family protein — protein sequence MAIKNHIPNALTCVNLLCGCVALSIILGTNTSTFRPGTDWQALLPAAVLIGIAAIADFFDGLVARALRVSSPIGKDLDSLADMVSFGVVPGAFLFKLLQNATAANDSPLAYLAFTVSIFSALRLAKFNNDTRQSDSFIGLPTPACTILVTSLPIILLNDQFGVSGIILNQWVLLALTLVLSGLLVAELPLFALKFKNLSWQDNSLRFVFLIATVVLLMLLKASAVPLVILLYVLLSVLRPSHG from the coding sequence ATGGCAATCAAAAACCATATTCCGAACGCACTCACCTGCGTCAATCTGCTGTGCGGTTGCGTGGCGCTGAGCATCATCCTAGGTACCAACACCAGCACATTCCGGCCAGGCACCGATTGGCAAGCGCTACTGCCAGCCGCCGTGCTCATCGGTATTGCCGCTATTGCCGACTTCTTCGACGGTTTGGTAGCCCGCGCCTTGCGCGTTTCGTCTCCGATCGGCAAAGACCTGGACTCGCTGGCCGACATGGTTTCGTTTGGCGTGGTGCCAGGCGCCTTCCTGTTCAAGCTGCTGCAAAACGCTACCGCAGCCAACGACTCGCCCTTGGCTTATTTGGCCTTTACGGTCAGTATTTTCTCGGCGCTACGCTTGGCCAAGTTCAACAACGACACGCGCCAGTCCGATTCGTTTATCGGCCTGCCCACGCCGGCTTGCACCATTTTGGTTACCTCGCTGCCCATCATTCTGCTGAACGACCAGTTTGGCGTGAGCGGCATTATCCTGAACCAATGGGTGCTGCTGGCACTTACGTTGGTGCTTTCGGGTTTGCTGGTTGCTGAATTGCCACTGTTTGCGCTTAAATTCAAGAACCTAAGCTGGCAAGACAATTCGCTGCGTTTCGTGTTTCTGATTGCGACGGTAGTCTTGCTGATGCTCCTCAAAGCTTCGGCGGTACCGCTCGTTATTTTGCTGTACGTGCTGCTCTCGGTGCTGCGCCCTTCGCACGGATAG
- a CDS encoding Rossmann-like and DUF2520 domain-containing protein, whose amino-acid sequence MRIAIIGAGRVASQLAPALAQAGHEVVAVWSRSEPSAQLLASKTGAVPLHGSKPDFATVTAAADLYLLAVPDDAVAQVLQAAQWPAGALLAHTSGALPLGVFAAQQQVRGGVFYPLQTFSPGRVLDWSTVPLCLEADEEADLAVLEAVARSLSQRVLRVPTPARQQLHVAAVFACNFTNHLLGIADALLADAHLPADLLTPLIRETVDKALANPPFAVQTGPAVRHDASTVALHTRALGAHPAWQQLYQLLTASIQETAATRPQA is encoded by the coding sequence GTGCGCATTGCTATAATCGGGGCCGGGCGGGTGGCTAGCCAATTGGCGCCGGCACTGGCGCAGGCTGGCCATGAGGTGGTGGCCGTATGGAGCCGCAGCGAGCCGTCGGCGCAGCTCTTGGCCAGCAAAACCGGGGCTGTGCCGCTGCATGGCAGCAAACCCGATTTTGCCACCGTCACCGCTGCCGCCGACCTATACCTGCTGGCCGTACCCGACGACGCCGTAGCCCAAGTACTGCAGGCTGCCCAATGGCCCGCCGGTGCGCTGCTGGCGCATACCTCCGGCGCGCTGCCCCTAGGCGTGTTTGCCGCGCAGCAGCAGGTGCGCGGTGGCGTTTTTTACCCGCTCCAAACCTTTAGCCCGGGCCGCGTGCTCGATTGGAGCACGGTGCCTTTGTGCCTCGAAGCTGACGAGGAGGCCGATTTAGCGGTGCTCGAGGCTGTGGCCCGCTCGCTGAGCCAACGCGTGCTGCGCGTGCCCACCCCGGCGCGGCAGCAGTTGCACGTGGCGGCCGTGTTTGCCTGCAACTTCACCAATCACTTGTTGGGCATTGCCGATGCGCTGCTTGCCGACGCCCACTTACCTGCCGACTTGCTCACGCCGCTGATTCGCGAAACCGTGGATAAAGCCTTGGCCAATCCGCCCTTCGCGGTGCAAACCGGGCCGGCCGTGCGCCACGATGCGTCTACCGTTGCGTTGCACACGCGGGCCCTAGGTGCGCACCCCGCTTGGCAGCAACTGTACCAACTGCTCACGGCCAGCATTCAGGAAACGGCCGCCACGCGCCCGCAAGCCTAA
- a CDS encoding cytochrome c biogenesis protein: MKNAWWKVLTVVLLIYSVVMGLMGQVPRLAILNETIRNLYFHVPMWFGMTIILFASVVYSVLYLRKPSDRLDVWAYQTARTGILLAVLGLATGGTWARFTWGTWWTADPRLNGAAVAVLIYGAYLVLRSSIVDEQQRARISAVYNIFAFCAAIPLLFILPRLTDSLHPGAGGNPGFNQYDLDNNMRLVFYPAVIGWTLLGVWITNVSARLTFVKHKLYEKQLA, encoded by the coding sequence ATGAAAAACGCTTGGTGGAAAGTTCTGACGGTGGTGCTGCTGATTTATTCAGTGGTGATGGGCCTGATGGGCCAAGTGCCCCGGCTGGCCATCCTCAACGAAACCATTCGCAATTTGTACTTCCACGTGCCGATGTGGTTCGGCATGACCATCATCCTGTTTGCCTCGGTGGTATACTCGGTGCTGTACTTGCGCAAGCCCTCCGATCGGCTGGATGTGTGGGCGTACCAAACCGCACGCACCGGTATTTTACTGGCCGTGCTGGGCCTGGCTACCGGTGGCACGTGGGCGCGCTTCACTTGGGGTACGTGGTGGACGGCCGACCCGCGCCTGAACGGAGCAGCCGTGGCCGTGCTGATTTACGGTGCCTACCTGGTGCTGCGCTCCTCCATTGTCGATGAGCAGCAGCGCGCCCGCATTTCGGCCGTGTACAACATCTTCGCCTTCTGCGCGGCCATTCCGCTGCTGTTCATCTTGCCGCGCCTCACCGACTCGCTGCACCCCGGCGCCGGCGGCAACCCGGGCTTCAACCAGTACGACCTCGACAATAACATGCGCCTGGTGTTTTACCCGGCCGTGATTGGCTGGACGCTGCTCGGCGTCTGGATTACGAACGTGTCGGCCCGCCTGACCTTCGTCAAACACAAGCTCTATGAAAAACAATTGGCTTAA
- a CDS encoding 2Fe-2S iron-sulfur cluster-binding protein, which translates to MKAVNITFKFSDGQPEQTHVAAEGESVLDVALNNGIQLQHNCGGVCGCSTCHVYVLQGGDELPEISDKEEDFIDRAVNPRLNSRLACQCVVQTTSENLVIEVPPQDFLGH; encoded by the coding sequence GTGAAAGCCGTCAATATCACCTTCAAGTTTTCGGACGGGCAGCCCGAGCAAACCCACGTGGCCGCTGAGGGCGAGTCGGTGCTCGACGTAGCGCTCAACAACGGCATACAGCTGCAACACAACTGCGGCGGCGTGTGCGGTTGCAGCACCTGCCACGTGTACGTGCTGCAAGGCGGCGACGAGTTGCCCGAAATCAGCGACAAGGAGGAAGACTTTATCGACCGGGCAGTAAACCCGCGCCTTAACTCGCGCCTGGCTTGCCAGTGCGTGGTGCAAACCACCAGCGAAAACCTCGTAATTGAGGTGCCGCCGCAGGATTTCCTAGGTCATTAA
- a CDS encoding cytochrome c maturation protein CcmE domain-containing protein encodes MKKTHLLALVVIALAIGIVMATAGDASVYVSFKEAKELAADGDLRKVHVVGRLPHNANNDIVGMQYNPTLDPNYFTFVLVDTNRVHQQVVYFNPKPQDFEKSEQVVITGNMRNDVFVADKILLKCPSKYVENEVKGATAGL; translated from the coding sequence ATGAAAAAAACACATTTGTTAGCCCTTGTGGTTATTGCCCTGGCCATCGGCATTGTGATGGCCACTGCTGGCGACGCCAGCGTGTATGTATCGTTTAAGGAAGCCAAAGAACTGGCTGCCGACGGCGACTTGCGCAAGGTGCACGTGGTGGGGCGCCTGCCCCACAATGCCAACAACGACATTGTGGGCATGCAGTACAACCCCACGCTCGACCCGAACTACTTCACTTTTGTGCTCGTCGACACGAACCGCGTGCACCAGCAAGTGGTTTACTTCAACCCAAAGCCTCAGGATTTCGAGAAGTCGGAGCAAGTGGTGATAACCGGCAACATGCGCAACGATGTGTTTGTGGCCGACAAGATCCTGCTGAAGTGCCCCTCGAAGTACGTAGAAAACGAGGTGAAGGGAGCTACGGCTGGGCTATAG
- the iscX gene encoding Fe-S cluster assembly protein IscX has protein sequence MTHFEPPIQWQDHEDIAMALYEKFGDDFTEAKIYRIRFTDLLEWILSLPNFAGTREQANEGHLEQIQAKWVYEWRDNQK, from the coding sequence ATGACTCATTTCGAGCCGCCCATACAGTGGCAAGACCACGAGGATATTGCCATGGCGCTGTACGAAAAGTTCGGCGACGACTTTACCGAGGCAAAAATTTACCGCATCCGCTTCACCGATCTGCTCGAGTGGATTTTGAGCCTGCCCAACTTTGCAGGCACCCGCGAGCAAGCCAACGAAGGCCACTTGGAGCAAATTCAGGCCAAGTGGGTGTACGAGTGGCGCGACAACCAAAAATAG
- a CDS encoding NAD(P)/FAD-dependent oxidoreductase: protein MQEQADYLIIGHGIAGATLGWELRRRGLRVVVLDEHQPNSATRVAAGLINPVAGKRFALAWRIDDLLPAAQEFYQALETEFGRRFFFETPILKLFSSVREQNDVLGRSADQPWGDYVADPALGLPEVPGLLHPFGGLQLKHGGWVDTTALLDALGNQGREQGWLRPETFVSELLVPDELGVSYGRELRVRHVVFCEGAAVVRNPWFSWLPVTPNQGEVLDVEAPELPAGYVLNRGAYVVPLGNGQVRVGATYRWPPFELQPTAEARAELTQRLRDLTTVPFRVVGQRVGVRPAVRDRKPLLGTHPVHPALAVFNGLGSKGVLLAPRLAQVLADALESEKQLWPEVNIIRYQALYTAAASATASPA, encoded by the coding sequence ATGCAAGAGCAAGCCGATTACCTGATTATAGGCCACGGTATAGCCGGCGCCACCCTCGGGTGGGAGCTGCGCCGCCGTGGTTTGCGCGTGGTAGTACTCGATGAACACCAGCCCAACTCGGCCACGCGCGTGGCCGCCGGGCTCATCAATCCCGTGGCCGGCAAGCGGTTTGCGCTGGCTTGGCGCATCGATGATTTGCTGCCTGCCGCGCAGGAATTTTACCAAGCGTTGGAGACCGAATTTGGGCGCCGCTTCTTTTTCGAAACACCTATTCTGAAGCTGTTTTCGTCGGTGCGCGAGCAGAACGACGTACTTGGCCGCTCGGCCGATCAGCCGTGGGGCGACTACGTGGCCGATCCGGCCCTAGGTCTGCCCGAGGTGCCCGGCCTGCTGCACCCTTTCGGAGGTTTGCAACTAAAGCACGGCGGCTGGGTTGATACCACGGCGCTGCTCGATGCCCTAGGTAACCAAGGGCGCGAACAGGGCTGGTTGCGCCCCGAAACTTTTGTGTCGGAGCTGCTTGTTCCCGATGAGTTGGGCGTAAGTTACGGCCGCGAGTTGCGGGTCCGCCACGTGGTATTCTGCGAAGGCGCGGCGGTGGTGCGCAACCCGTGGTTTAGCTGGTTGCCGGTTACGCCCAACCAAGGCGAAGTACTCGATGTGGAAGCGCCCGAACTGCCCGCCGGCTACGTGCTCAACCGCGGCGCCTACGTGGTGCCCTTGGGCAATGGCCAGGTGCGAGTAGGAGCAACTTACCGTTGGCCGCCTTTTGAGCTGCAGCCAACGGCCGAGGCTCGCGCCGAGCTTACGCAGCGCTTGCGCGACCTGACCACGGTGCCTTTTCGCGTGGTGGGGCAGCGGGTAGGCGTACGGCCTGCCGTGCGCGACCGTAAGCCCTTGTTGGGCACACACCCGGTGCATCCGGCACTGGCGGTTTTCAATGGCCTGGGTTCAAAAGGCGTGCTGCTGGCACCGCGCTTAGCACAGGTGTTGGCCGATGCCCTGGAATCTGAAAAACAGCTTTGGCCAGAAGTCAATATTATACGTTATCAGGCGTTGTATACTGCTGCTGCTTCGGCAACGGCGTCGCCCGCCTGA
- a CDS encoding heme exporter protein CcmB — protein sequence MQKDFRLEWRQRSALNGMLLYVGSTVYVCYLSFVRGGQLPAPAWNALLWIILLFTAINGVAKSFLQESRGRLLYYYTLARPEAVILAKIAYNTLLLLGLGMVAFGAYALVLGNPVQDVPRFTLVVALGAVGFATSLTLISGIAAKAANSNTLMPVLGFPVVIPILLQLIKAAKNALDGLDASPQPLYMLMGLSLLVVAVSYLLYPFLWRT from the coding sequence ATGCAGAAGGACTTCCGCCTGGAATGGCGGCAGCGTTCAGCCCTCAATGGCATGTTGCTATACGTGGGCAGCACGGTATACGTGTGCTACCTCAGCTTTGTGCGCGGAGGCCAATTACCTGCGCCAGCCTGGAACGCACTGCTTTGGATTATTCTGCTCTTTACAGCCATCAACGGCGTAGCCAAGAGTTTTTTGCAGGAAAGCCGCGGCCGACTGCTCTACTACTACACCCTGGCCCGCCCCGAAGCCGTAATTCTGGCCAAAATAGCCTACAATACCTTGCTGCTGTTGGGGTTGGGTATGGTGGCTTTCGGTGCGTACGCTCTGGTGCTTGGCAACCCCGTGCAAGATGTGCCCCGCTTTACGTTGGTGGTAGCCCTAGGCGCCGTAGGCTTTGCCACTTCGCTCACGCTCATTTCGGGCATTGCAGCCAAAGCGGCCAACAGCAATACCCTCATGCCGGTGCTGGGCTTCCCGGTTGTCATTCCTATTCTGCTGCAGCTCATCAAGGCTGCCAAAAATGCACTCGACGGCCTCGACGCTTCGCCGCAGCCCTTGTACATGCTAATGGGCCTGAGTTTGCTGGTGGTGGCGGTTTCTTATTTGCTCTACCCGTTTTTGTGGCGAACGTGA
- a CDS encoding MBL fold metallo-hydrolase, whose protein sequence is MIVSGFTFNAFSENTYLLHDASGACAIVDPGCYDRAEQQQLRQFITDQGLRVELLLNTHCHIDHVFGNQFVLDTWPGTPFLIHEADLATLRAVPTYAPVYGFPHYTPAEPTGFLKPGEPLMFGDTELEVRFAPGHAPGHVVFYHAPSKAVIGGDVLFQSSIGRTDLPGGDFDTLIRSIREQLFTLPDDVTVYPGHGPATTIGVERRTNPFLR, encoded by the coding sequence ATGATTGTTTCGGGCTTTACGTTCAACGCCTTCTCCGAAAACACCTACCTGCTGCACGATGCCTCCGGCGCCTGCGCCATCGTCGACCCCGGCTGCTACGACCGCGCCGAACAGCAGCAACTTCGCCAATTCATCACCGACCAAGGCCTGCGCGTGGAGCTGCTGCTGAACACGCACTGCCACATCGACCACGTATTTGGCAACCAGTTTGTGCTCGATACCTGGCCCGGCACGCCTTTCCTCATCCACGAGGCCGACCTGGCTACTTTGCGCGCTGTGCCCACCTACGCTCCGGTGTACGGTTTCCCGCACTACACCCCCGCCGAACCTACCGGTTTCCTGAAGCCGGGCGAACCGCTGATGTTTGGCGACACCGAGTTGGAGGTGCGCTTTGCCCCCGGCCACGCTCCTGGCCACGTGGTGTTCTACCATGCCCCCAGCAAGGCGGTAATCGGCGGCGACGTGCTGTTCCAGAGCAGCATCGGCCGCACCGACTTACCCGGCGGCGACTTCGACACCCTGATTCGCAGCATTCGGGAGCAGTTGTTTACCCTGCCCGACGACGTAACGGTATACCCCGGCCACGGCCCGGCCACCACCATTGGCGTAGAGCGCCGTACCAACCCATTTCTGCGCTAG
- the ccsA gene encoding cytochrome c biogenesis protein CcsA encodes MSIGDWGHLSVIVAFVAAVVSAFGYYMAARGRALGEVDPAWLKLGRGGFAVHSLAVISVIVTLFAIIYGHRYEYYYAWSHSSNHLPVYYMISCFWEGQEGSFLLWIFWHVLLGALLMRSARQWEAPVMAVFAGVQLFLMSMILGVTFGSLKIGSSPFILMREFMPDLPVYKLNPDWVPQDGKGLNALLQNYWMVIHPPTLFLGFALTLVPFAYAIAGLWKGELTKWVQPAIRWSLWGGGVLGIGIMMGAYWAYETLNFGGYWNWDPVENAVYIPWLVLVAGLHALVLWQRGRTGLRTAFALVVTTFLLVLYATFLTRSGVLGNASVHSFTDLGLSGQLIVYLAAFVVLSVGMLVWRWQQIPVSEKELTMYNPELWVFIGATVLCLGAFQVLVTTSIPVYNAFVGFFGVKSNLALPADQIAHYTKIQLWMGVGVAVLSGIAQLMWWQKNDKESVTNTFTIPAMLTLLGAALVILLVRQNGQQMSLPYIALLTTGLFGVLANLSMLLQLVRRKVRLSGGAVSHIGIALMLLGILASAGYSNIISKNTSGLLYSREMPEEINRDNVLLWRNDVTKMGPYELTYTGQYFDVPSVPEYVNKELLFPVLNDEYKAVARGEIKVGDKSYYKAGDTLEIRPEDTYYRVVYKHQNSGEEFVLFPRAQVNEEMGGLLASPDIKLFWDHDIYSHVSSVPDPTKEKDWSEAKEFVVSMNDTLFLNDYFAVFKSAEPARNTAGLGLGKDDIAVQGDIIVYGEKGRQYHVHPVFVVRNGMVGRVPDEVEDLGLRITFDNIDPQKGKFTFGVSTTQKDYVILKAMEKPFINLLWSGTLLMGLGFAIAIYQRGRQPKVAPAAAKAIIKQVQAA; translated from the coding sequence ATGAGCATCGGCGACTGGGGACATTTAAGCGTTATCGTGGCCTTTGTGGCAGCGGTAGTGTCGGCGTTTGGGTATTATATGGCAGCGCGGGGCCGGGCGCTGGGCGAGGTCGATCCGGCTTGGCTGAAACTGGGCCGTGGCGGTTTTGCCGTGCACAGCTTGGCGGTTATCAGCGTAATCGTAACGCTGTTTGCCATCATCTACGGCCACCGCTACGAGTACTACTACGCTTGGTCGCACTCCAGCAACCACTTGCCGGTGTACTACATGATTTCCTGCTTCTGGGAAGGGCAGGAAGGTTCGTTTTTGCTCTGGATTTTCTGGCACGTGCTCCTAGGTGCCCTGCTGATGCGCAGCGCGCGGCAGTGGGAGGCCCCGGTGATGGCTGTGTTTGCGGGCGTGCAGCTGTTCCTGATGTCGATGATTTTGGGCGTCACGTTCGGTTCGCTCAAAATTGGCTCGTCGCCGTTTATTCTGATGCGCGAGTTCATGCCCGATTTGCCGGTGTATAAGTTGAATCCCGACTGGGTACCCCAGGATGGCAAAGGCCTGAACGCGCTGCTCCAGAACTACTGGATGGTGATTCACCCACCCACGCTGTTTTTGGGTTTTGCCCTTACGCTGGTGCCGTTTGCTTACGCTATTGCAGGCCTCTGGAAAGGCGAGCTTACCAAATGGGTGCAGCCGGCTATTCGCTGGAGCCTGTGGGGCGGCGGCGTACTCGGCATCGGCATTATGATGGGTGCTTACTGGGCTTACGAAACCCTGAACTTCGGCGGCTATTGGAACTGGGACCCGGTTGAAAACGCCGTGTACATTCCGTGGCTGGTGCTGGTGGCGGGCTTGCACGCCCTGGTGCTGTGGCAGCGCGGCCGCACTGGCCTGCGTACAGCTTTTGCCTTGGTAGTCACCACTTTCTTGCTGGTGCTGTATGCTACCTTCCTCACGCGCAGCGGCGTGTTGGGCAATGCCTCGGTGCACTCCTTTACCGACCTAGGCCTATCGGGTCAGCTGATTGTGTACTTGGCCGCATTTGTGGTGCTGAGCGTGGGTATGCTGGTGTGGCGCTGGCAGCAAATTCCGGTTTCGGAAAAGGAGCTGACGATGTACAACCCCGAGCTTTGGGTGTTCATCGGGGCTACGGTGTTGTGCCTAGGTGCTTTCCAGGTGTTGGTTACTACTAGCATTCCGGTTTATAACGCGTTTGTGGGCTTCTTCGGCGTGAAGTCGAACTTGGCCTTGCCTGCCGATCAAATTGCGCACTACACCAAAATTCAGCTCTGGATGGGCGTGGGCGTAGCCGTTCTCTCGGGCATCGCGCAGCTGATGTGGTGGCAGAAAAACGATAAGGAGAGCGTAACAAACACGTTCACCATTCCGGCGATGCTTACGCTGCTGGGCGCTGCGCTCGTTATTCTGCTCGTGCGCCAAAACGGCCAGCAGATGAGCTTGCCCTACATTGCCTTGCTTACCACGGGCCTGTTTGGCGTGCTGGCCAACCTGAGCATGCTGCTGCAATTGGTACGTCGTAAGGTGCGCTTGTCGGGCGGAGCAGTGTCGCACATTGGCATTGCGCTGATGCTACTTGGCATCCTAGCTTCGGCCGGTTATTCCAATATTATTTCCAAAAACACCTCGGGCCTGCTGTACTCGCGCGAAATGCCCGAGGAAATCAACCGCGACAACGTGCTCTTGTGGCGCAACGACGTCACCAAAATGGGCCCTTACGAGCTCACCTACACCGGCCAGTACTTCGATGTGCCCAGCGTGCCGGAGTACGTGAACAAAGAGCTGCTCTTCCCGGTGCTCAACGACGAGTACAAGGCCGTAGCGCGTGGCGAAATTAAGGTAGGCGACAAGTCGTACTACAAAGCCGGCGATACGCTGGAGATTCGCCCCGAAGACACGTACTACCGCGTGGTATACAAGCACCAGAACTCAGGCGAGGAGTTTGTTCTGTTTCCGCGGGCACAGGTAAATGAAGAAATGGGCGGCCTGCTGGCTTCGCCCGATATTAAGCTGTTCTGGGACCACGACATCTATTCGCACGTGTCGTCGGTACCTGATCCGACGAAGGAAAAGGACTGGAGCGAGGCCAAGGAATTCGTCGTTTCGATGAACGACACTTTGTTCCTGAACGACTATTTTGCCGTGTTCAAGAGCGCCGAGCCGGCCCGCAACACCGCCGGCCTGGGCCTAGGCAAAGACGATATTGCCGTACAGGGCGACATTATCGTGTACGGCGAGAAAGGCCGCCAGTACCACGTGCACCCCGTGTTTGTGGTGCGCAACGGCATGGTTGGCCGCGTACCCGACGAAGTGGAGGACCTAGGCCTGCGCATCACCTTCGACAACATCGACCCGCAGAAGGGCAAGTTCACCTTTGGGGTAAGCACCACTCAGAAAGACTACGTCATTCTGAAAGCCATGGAAAAGCCCTTCATCAACTTGCTCTGGAGCGGCACTTTGCTCATGGGGTTGGGTTTTGCCATAGCCATTTACCAGCGCGGCCGCCAGCCCAAAGTGGCACCGGCAGCTGCTAAGGCTATCATAAAGCAAGTACAAGCTGCCTAA
- a CDS encoding CcmD family protein, which translates to MKNNWLNRLGRRALLVLAAVLLPWLPALAQQTTSPEMADQLRQDGKIYVVVAVVLVILVGLLLYLVAIDRKVSRLERELRD; encoded by the coding sequence ATGAAAAACAATTGGCTTAATCGCCTAGGTCGCCGCGCCTTGTTGGTGCTGGCGGCCGTGCTGCTGCCGTGGCTACCCGCGCTGGCGCAGCAAACTACCTCGCCCGAAATGGCCGACCAACTGCGCCAAGACGGTAAGATTTACGTGGTGGTGGCTGTGGTGTTGGTGATTTTAGTGGGCCTGCTGCTCTACCTCGTGGCCATCGACCGCAAGGTGAGCCGCTTGGAGCGCGAGCTGCGCGATTGA